Proteins encoded together in one Thalassotalea crassostreae window:
- the pdsS gene encoding proteobacterial dedicated sortase system histidine kinase, whose translation MRSRITTKFILFASLLVAIPFIGRLYIDDMATQLNQGQQTNLMNNAKAVATALNGRENLFNKYASFQSYLVKGKDFFPKEIDNTIQMDGLDTEWQKIRTNKNTYYYDFEDQITNRPKLLVDEVSVSYKTYIARNQDYLYLFFTVVDDEVVFRGKNKRSFVENDHINFSTLSDDNKLQRYVFSTYGDGWDNPYKFPTDKDARQTAEPEKRIGSRWRLTEQGYNVEIRIPNELVNDKIGFSIVDIDSRSNQRIPVVIGSANTRNVDTLGTLTVPSPEIEIIINAMARTNTDIRIVDRFDRVLNKREQIQEIDNVQPINLNDNSTGWRENLRLALSNIIYHYFLSTPSKDFQLKKFEDRIEEKQHIKNVLSTGNEQLHSWTTADGKAKMISAAYPIMSDGKVQGVVVIEENDHAIRTQINQLLEGMIIAGLLLTLSIIGLVFYAFRVSARIRKLSGQVDKLTDGKGRIKGRLASSKVNDEIGALSRSFTDIFTQLGQYNDYLQNMSSRLSHELKTPVAVVKSSLEHLAQSPNDKQNTVYIERAQIGINRLNSMLMAMSEATNLEQSLQSTDHEIFDLAKVVEGCSNSYKQIFAEQSFEVNIVRQPIMIDGSDEHIAQLFDKVINNAVEFSGNEQPISITLDSDKNNAVLAISNSGPLLPDDMSDNIFEAMISVRPEAQKQQPHLGIGLYISRLIAKHHNGTIKASNLTDKNGVMITLTLPLAS comes from the coding sequence TTGCGCTCTAGAATTACCACTAAATTTATCTTATTCGCCAGTTTATTGGTCGCTATTCCGTTCATCGGCCGTCTCTATATTGATGATATGGCGACACAGCTTAACCAAGGTCAACAGACTAATTTAATGAATAATGCCAAAGCAGTGGCAACCGCGCTGAATGGTCGTGAAAATTTATTTAATAAGTACGCAAGCTTTCAAAGTTACTTGGTTAAAGGAAAAGATTTTTTTCCTAAAGAGATTGATAACACCATACAAATGGATGGTTTAGACACTGAATGGCAAAAAATTCGAACTAATAAAAACACTTACTATTATGATTTTGAAGATCAAATAACCAATAGACCAAAACTTTTGGTCGACGAAGTCAGTGTGAGTTATAAAACCTATATTGCCCGCAACCAAGATTATCTTTATTTATTTTTTACCGTTGTAGACGACGAGGTAGTTTTTAGGGGTAAAAATAAAAGATCATTTGTCGAAAATGATCACATCAATTTTTCGACCTTAAGTGATGACAACAAATTACAACGTTACGTTTTTTCGACTTATGGTGATGGTTGGGATAATCCGTATAAATTTCCTACCGACAAAGATGCGAGGCAAACAGCAGAGCCAGAGAAACGAATCGGCAGTCGTTGGCGCCTAACAGAACAGGGCTACAATGTAGAAATACGAATTCCAAACGAGCTGGTAAATGACAAAATTGGCTTTAGTATTGTCGATATTGATTCTCGCTCAAATCAACGAATTCCTGTTGTTATTGGCAGTGCAAATACCCGCAATGTCGATACCTTAGGTACCCTTACCGTTCCTTCTCCTGAAATTGAAATCATTATTAATGCAATGGCACGCACCAATACAGATATCAGAATTGTCGATCGATTTGATCGAGTGTTAAATAAACGAGAGCAAATCCAAGAAATCGATAACGTTCAGCCGATTAACCTTAATGACAACAGCACTGGATGGCGGGAAAATTTGCGCTTAGCGTTAAGTAATATTATTTATCATTATTTCCTCAGCACGCCATCAAAAGATTTCCAACTGAAAAAGTTTGAAGATCGAATCGAAGAGAAACAACATATAAAAAATGTTCTATCAACAGGCAATGAACAGCTCCACAGTTGGACTACGGCGGATGGCAAAGCCAAAATGATCTCTGCAGCTTATCCAATAATGTCAGATGGAAAGGTGCAAGGTGTTGTCGTTATCGAAGAAAATGACCATGCCATTCGTACTCAAATCAATCAGTTATTAGAAGGGATGATTATCGCCGGCTTGCTGTTAACACTATCAATTATTGGCTTAGTATTTTATGCCTTTAGAGTATCCGCACGTATTCGCAAGCTGAGCGGACAAGTGGATAAACTAACAGATGGTAAAGGCCGAATTAAAGGCCGTTTAGCAAGCAGTAAAGTTAACGATGAAATTGGCGCATTAAGCCGCAGTTTCACCGATATATTCACCCAATTAGGACAATACAATGACTACTTACAAAATATGTCGTCTCGATTGTCACATGAGCTAAAAACCCCTGTGGCAGTAGTAAAGTCTTCGTTAGAGCATTTAGCACAAAGCCCGAATGATAAACAAAATACTGTGTATATCGAGCGTGCCCAAATAGGCATAAACCGATTAAACTCAATGCTGATGGCAATGAGCGAAGCGACCAACCTTGAACAATCTTTACAGTCAACTGATCACGAAATATTTGATCTCGCCAAAGTAGTTGAAGGATGCAGTAATAGTTATAAACAAATATTTGCAGAGCAATCATTTGAGGTAAATATTGTACGTCAGCCGATAATGATCGATGGCAGCGATGAGCATATCGCTCAGCTGTTCGATAAAGTCATTAATAACGCGGTTGAATTTAGTGGTAATGAGCAACCTATTTCAATCACCTTAGATAGTGATAAAAATAACGCGGTATTGGCGATTAGCAATAGCGGCCCGCTATTGCCGGATGACATGAGCGACAACATATTTGAAGCGATGATATCAGTAAGACCTGAGGCGCAAAAACAGCAACCGCATTTAGGCATTGGTTTGTATATCAGTAGGCTGATTGCCAAGCATCATAATGGCACCATTAAAGCGTCAAATTTAACTGATAAAAACGGCGTTATGATCACATTGACATTACCACTAGCGAGCTAA
- the pdsR gene encoding proteobacterial dedicated sortase system response regulator, with protein sequence MKRIAIVEDDQAIRENYAEALRKQGFVVETYDTKESALKAFEITLPHLAILDIGLNEDYDGGFEICKMLRDKSPLLPIIFLTARDSDADIISGLRLGANDYVSKTMSFANLSARIHAILNYLKVLDKPIEEDQIERSGLVINKDRLSVYWNDELVNTTITEFWMIHSLAINPGHVKSKEQLMSDANIYVDDNTVTAHIKRIRKKFIAIDAEFNCIDTVYGMGYRWLSE encoded by the coding sequence ATGAAACGAATCGCAATAGTTGAAGATGACCAGGCTATCCGTGAAAATTACGCAGAAGCACTGCGTAAACAAGGGTTTGTAGTCGAAACCTATGACACTAAAGAAAGTGCGTTAAAGGCATTTGAAATCACGCTACCGCATTTGGCAATATTAGATATCGGCTTGAATGAAGATTATGACGGTGGCTTCGAAATTTGCAAAATGTTAAGAGATAAATCACCTTTACTGCCGATAATATTTTTAACGGCACGCGATTCCGATGCCGATATTATTAGTGGCTTGCGACTCGGTGCTAATGACTATGTGAGCAAGACCATGAGCTTTGCCAACTTAAGTGCTCGAATTCACGCGATATTAAATTACTTGAAGGTGCTTGATAAACCCATTGAAGAAGATCAAATAGAACGTTCAGGGTTAGTGATTAACAAAGACCGATTATCCGTTTATTGGAATGATGAACTGGTAAATACCACAATCACAGAGTTTTGGATGATTCACTCGTTGGCAATTAATCCAGGTCATGTAAAAAGCAAAGAACAATTGATGAGTGACGCTAATATATATGTTGATGATAATACTGTCACTGCCCATATAAAACGCATTCGTAAGAAGTTTATCGCCATTGATGCAGAGTTTAATTGTATTGATACCGTATATGGTATGGGTTATCGCTGGCTTAGCGAATAA
- the pdsO gene encoding sortase-associated OmpA-like protein PdsO yields the protein MKKTITALTIASVLMVNSVTVQAAEKENTAQDQDIISQINDMPEEEKWGVSIGAILGGIFGGPPGAIIVGVAGDFVGKHFVAEKEINALEQQIAQQQTHLENDERSFKHKIKNLEIQHQKELVNIAASYENSERAELENLLISLMFRTGSSTLEPHYKQQITAIAKVLNRSSELTIDLSGYTDKQGDEELNKKLAEQRVESVKQHLLTAGVEEHRIVTNAVGELVAEDDTEESEVNYFARKVVMKLTKPTEEVAQQTTY from the coding sequence ATGAAAAAGACTATAACAGCACTAACAATCGCATCAGTATTAATGGTTAATAGCGTCACGGTTCAAGCTGCAGAGAAAGAGAATACTGCCCAAGATCAAGATATCATTTCTCAAATAAATGATATGCCAGAAGAAGAAAAATGGGGTGTAAGCATTGGCGCTATTTTAGGCGGTATTTTTGGCGGTCCTCCAGGAGCAATCATTGTTGGTGTTGCTGGCGATTTTGTCGGTAAACATTTTGTCGCAGAGAAAGAAATCAATGCGCTTGAACAACAAATAGCGCAACAACAAACTCACCTTGAAAATGATGAACGTAGCTTCAAGCACAAAATTAAAAATTTAGAAATTCAGCATCAAAAAGAATTAGTGAATATTGCCGCCAGTTATGAAAATAGTGAACGTGCAGAGCTTGAAAATCTGCTTATCAGCTTAATGTTTAGAACGGGTTCAAGCACCTTAGAACCACATTATAAGCAACAAATCACAGCGATTGCTAAGGTGCTCAATCGTTCATCCGAGTTAACCATTGATTTATCGGGTTATACCGATAAACAAGGCGATGAAGAGTTGAATAAAAAACTTGCCGAGCAACGTGTCGAATCAGTCAAACAGCACCTATTAACCGCTGGTGTAGAAGAACATAGAATTGTTACTAATGCTGTTGGTGAATTAGTGGCAGAAGATGATACTGAAGAGTCAGAAGTGAACTACTTTGCCCGTAAAGTGGTAATGAAATTAACGAAACCTACAGAGGAGGTGGCACAACAAACAACCTATTAA
- a CDS encoding CoA-acylating methylmalonate-semialdehyde dehydrogenase yields MREIPLLINGEKVRSKSENWLDVLNPATQEVVARVPMATEEEVEYAISNAAEAFKSWRLVSVTKRMRIMLKFQQLLQDNTEELARLITLEHGKTLPDAEGEVGRALEAVENACGVARLQMGEMSNNAATGVDVYTMNQPLGVGAGITAFNFPVMLPSFMFPAAIVCGNSFVLKPSEQDPSSSMLMAELALEAGVPAGVLNVVHGGPDVVNRLCSHDDIKAVSFIGSTNVGTHVYNLASQHGKRAQSMMGAKNHMVIMPDANKDRAINDLLGSAFGAAGQRCMANPVTILVGEARNWIPEIAERAKGMVVDTGTNRAADLGPVVSPQAKARILKLLDSGVEQGANLLVDGRDCVVPGYEKGNFVGPTMFSGVTTDMDIYTQEIFGPALCVLEAETLDEAIAIINANENGNGTSIFTSSGYVARKFENEIDVGQIGINVPIPVPVAYFSFTGSRASKLGDLGPNGKQVAQFWTQTKSVTARWFEPDHIEGTKVHTTISL; encoded by the coding sequence ATTCGTGAAATTCCATTATTAATCAATGGTGAAAAAGTTCGTTCTAAATCAGAAAATTGGTTAGATGTATTAAACCCGGCAACACAAGAAGTTGTTGCTCGTGTGCCAATGGCAACGGAAGAAGAAGTTGAGTATGCAATAAGCAATGCTGCAGAAGCATTTAAAAGCTGGAGATTAGTTTCAGTTACTAAGCGTATGCGCATCATGCTTAAGTTCCAACAGCTATTGCAAGACAACACTGAAGAATTAGCGCGCTTAATCACACTTGAACATGGTAAGACATTGCCAGACGCTGAAGGTGAAGTTGGTCGTGCATTGGAAGCGGTAGAAAATGCCTGTGGCGTTGCTCGTTTGCAAATGGGTGAAATGTCAAACAATGCAGCAACAGGCGTTGACGTATACACAATGAATCAACCACTAGGTGTTGGTGCTGGTATTACAGCGTTTAATTTCCCTGTGATGCTGCCATCATTTATGTTCCCAGCGGCAATCGTATGTGGTAATTCATTTGTTTTAAAACCATCTGAACAAGATCCTTCATCGTCTATGTTAATGGCTGAACTTGCTTTAGAGGCGGGTGTTCCAGCAGGTGTTCTTAACGTTGTTCACGGTGGCCCAGACGTTGTTAATCGTTTATGTTCTCACGATGACATCAAAGCTGTTTCTTTCATTGGTTCAACTAACGTTGGTACTCATGTATACAACTTAGCAAGTCAACATGGCAAACGTGCGCAATCAATGATGGGCGCTAAAAACCACATGGTTATCATGCCTGATGCAAACAAAGATCGCGCAATTAACGATTTATTAGGTTCTGCTTTCGGTGCTGCTGGTCAACGTTGTATGGCTAACCCAGTGACTATCTTAGTTGGCGAAGCTCGTAATTGGATACCTGAAATTGCAGAACGTGCAAAAGGTATGGTTGTTGATACGGGTACTAACCGTGCAGCAGATCTTGGACCAGTAGTTTCTCCACAAGCAAAAGCTCGTATTTTAAAACTGCTTGATTCAGGTGTTGAGCAAGGCGCAAATTTACTTGTTGATGGCCGAGATTGTGTGGTTCCTGGTTATGAAAAAGGTAACTTTGTTGGTCCAACAATGTTCTCTGGCGTAACTACAGATATGGATATTTACACACAAGAAATCTTTGGGCCTGCATTATGTGTGCTTGAAGCTGAAACTCTTGACGAAGCAATCGCAATTATCAATGCTAACGAAAACGGTAACGGTACTTCAATCTTTACTTCTTCAGGCTATGTTGCCCGCAAGTTTGAAAACGAAATCGATGTAGGTCAAATTGGTATCAATGTTCCAATTCCAGTACCAGTAGCGTACTTCTCTTTCACTGGTTCTCGTGCTTCTAAACTGGGTGATTTAGGTCCTAACGGAAAGCAAGTAGCGCAATTTTGGACACAAACAAAATCGGTTACTGCACGTTGGTTTGAACCTGATCATATTGAAGGTACAAAAGTACACACGACGATTAGCCTATAG
- a CDS encoding LysR family transcriptional regulator yields the protein MQICKTCKVKFATLDFMNWDDLKIFLEVAKTQRLSTASRTLNIDASTVSRRIHQLEKSLAVRLFERSVDGHSLTDEGQRLLLSAQQMEQSLQGCVASLQGLDLDESGLVRLGTTEAFGNYFVVPNLGSFQQQHPDINIDVLPLPRVVKLSRHEADIAITVGKPRQTSLVVTKLCDYRLKLYASRDYLANNPVRDIEQLELHKWIGYVDSIDFAPQLSYLSDFLPQVNPQIKSSSVIAQYLAVKNNLGLAILPCFMADQDDQLQALFEGDINVVREFYLMAYPDNKRVKRVELLWGYLKQLVKKQKHLLMP from the coding sequence TTGCAAATATGCAAGACCTGTAAAGTTAAGTTTGCTACACTAGACTTTATGAACTGGGATGACTTAAAAATATTTCTCGAAGTAGCAAAAACGCAAAGGCTTTCAACTGCTTCTAGAACACTAAATATAGATGCTTCGACTGTATCTAGACGTATCCATCAATTGGAAAAAAGTTTGGCTGTGCGTTTGTTTGAACGCAGTGTTGATGGTCACTCTTTAACCGATGAAGGTCAGCGGTTGTTACTATCTGCACAGCAAATGGAACAATCATTGCAAGGTTGTGTTGCATCATTGCAAGGTTTAGATCTTGATGAAAGTGGTTTGGTACGTCTCGGTACCACTGAGGCATTTGGTAATTATTTCGTGGTACCTAATCTTGGCAGTTTTCAACAGCAACATCCTGATATCAATATTGACGTGCTACCGTTACCAAGAGTTGTAAAGTTATCTCGTCATGAAGCTGATATAGCGATAACGGTCGGTAAGCCACGGCAAACATCCTTGGTGGTTACCAAACTATGTGATTATCGCTTGAAGCTTTATGCAAGTCGTGATTATTTGGCCAACAACCCTGTCCGCGATATCGAGCAACTTGAACTGCATAAATGGATAGGTTATGTCGATTCAATCGACTTTGCACCGCAGCTTTCTTACTTGTCTGATTTTCTGCCACAGGTTAATCCTCAGATAAAATCAAGCAGTGTTATTGCCCAGTATTTGGCGGTAAAGAACAATTTAGGCTTAGCTATTTTGCCATGTTTCATGGCCGACCAAGACGATCAACTTCAAGCTTTATTTGAAGGTGATATCAATGTCGTAAGGGAGTTTTATTTGATGGCTTACCCAGATAATAAACGTGTTAAACGAGTAGAGCTTTTATGGGGTTATTTGAAACAATTGGTGAAAAAACAAAAACACCTTCTTATGCCATAA
- a CDS encoding IS3 family transposase — protein MVQELKAKYKLVHLLEATGLARSVYYYQCKALRKPDNYADVKVLIKSLFHEHKGRYGYRRVASALRSAGTLINHKAVQRLMVELNLKSKVRPKRYKSYRGEVGTTAPNLLERNFKVSKPNHKWVTDVTEFKVKGQKVYLSPILDLFNQEVISYEVRKSAHLPLVTDMINNALKTLKDHEKPVIHSDQGWQYRMKTTQNIIRKAGLKQSMSRKGNCLDNAVAENFFGILKTEMYHREEFKDADELIDCIKEYIHYYNNKRIKLKLKGLSPIEYRNQALLAA, from the coding sequence GTGGTTCAAGAGCTTAAGGCAAAGTATAAACTCGTACATTTATTGGAAGCTACTGGTCTAGCCCGCAGTGTCTATTACTATCAATGTAAAGCCCTGCGTAAGCCAGATAACTACGCGGACGTGAAGGTATTAATTAAGAGCCTGTTCCATGAACACAAGGGACGGTATGGTTATCGAAGAGTTGCCAGTGCGCTACGTAGCGCTGGAACCTTGATTAACCATAAGGCAGTGCAGCGCTTGATGGTTGAATTAAACCTTAAATCAAAAGTCAGACCAAAGCGCTACAAGTCATATCGAGGTGAAGTCGGTACAACAGCACCTAACTTATTGGAGCGAAACTTCAAGGTAAGCAAACCTAACCATAAGTGGGTAACTGATGTGACGGAATTCAAAGTCAAAGGACAAAAAGTGTACTTGTCGCCAATTCTTGATTTGTTTAATCAAGAGGTTATCAGCTATGAAGTAAGGAAATCGGCACACCTTCCACTGGTGACAGACATGATAAACAATGCATTAAAAACGTTAAAGGATCATGAAAAGCCAGTGATTCATTCAGACCAAGGCTGGCAATATCGAATGAAAACGACGCAAAACATAATAAGAAAAGCAGGGTTAAAACAAAGTATGTCGAGAAAAGGTAACTGCTTAGATAATGCTGTAGCAGAAAATTTCTTTGGAATTCTGAAAACAGAAATGTATCATCGTGAGGAGTTCAAAGATGCGGACGAGTTAATCGACTGCATCAAAGAATATATTCATTACTACAACAACAAACGCATTAAGTTGAAATTAAAAGGCTTGAGTCCGATAGAGTATCGAAATCAAGCCTTATTAGCCGCTTAA
- a CDS encoding helix-turn-helix domain-containing protein, which yields MSKHKRIFKIETAIKAEETSSIELSRKIGVSCRQIRYWGAVYRIHGSNAFQHPGLPYSKQFKLHVIKTMAEENWSLSYTSAYFDLSSSGILSAWLKRYNQSGSDNLTPKKIGRPKMAKTPNSHRGKSPESMSEEEMKEELEYLRAENAVLKKLEALAQEKRKRTKKKR from the coding sequence ATGTCCAAGCATAAAAGAATATTTAAAATAGAAACGGCCATCAAGGCTGAAGAAACAAGCTCAATTGAACTAAGCCGAAAGATTGGTGTTAGCTGTCGACAAATTAGGTACTGGGGAGCAGTTTATCGTATCCATGGAAGCAACGCCTTTCAACATCCTGGCCTCCCATATTCCAAACAATTTAAACTTCATGTCATTAAAACAATGGCAGAAGAAAACTGGTCATTAAGCTATACAAGCGCCTATTTCGATTTATCTTCATCAGGAATATTATCAGCGTGGTTAAAACGTTATAATCAGTCAGGCTCTGATAATTTAACACCAAAAAAGATAGGTAGACCAAAGATGGCTAAAACTCCAAACTCTCACAGAGGTAAATCTCCTGAAAGCATGTCTGAAGAAGAAATGAAGGAAGAGTTAGAGTACCTCAGAGCTGAGAATGCTGTATTAAAAAAGTTAGAAGCCTTAGCTCAAGAAAAAAGAAAGCGAACCAAGAAAAAACGATAG
- a CDS encoding S8 family serine peptidase yields the protein MKRNYYTKSLIALSVVTTFAATAADDRYIIQVDNSKKGVVKALTKQLGGNVQLDSDGFIAATFSGKDLATVKGLLNNPHIKLVEADQRRKLMSEFSDDAGNPMTQQLTPYAVYQSKANQVPFDSNAGMKVCVIDSGLDRSNNDFNWGAITGDNDSGTGNWDVNGGPHGTHVAGTVGAADNNVGVVGMAPGVDMHIIKVFNSDGWGYSSDLAHAANLCSAAGANIISMSLGGGGANSTESNAFESFTANGGLVVAAAGNDGNSVRSYPAGYESVMMIGANDADNNIADFSQFPGCTTGRGKKATTNENICVEVTAGGVDTLSTYPAGTATSASMSADSTAFAASAMENAGQANGSTYYMGTAEAIDGGANGTVCVIDRGNISFHDKVKNCEDSGGIGAIIINNEPGMLYATLGDTNTTSIPAVGAAQEDGAAIKAASMANISIGLSDYGYMSGTSMATPGVSGMAALVWSNHTECSGTEIRQALKATAMDSGVNGKDVYFGYGIVDAKAAHDYLTANGCDGGTTPPDPDPEPEPEPCKGNGPRCR from the coding sequence GTGAAGAGAAATTATTATACTAAGTCACTGATAGCTTTATCAGTAGTAACAACATTTGCAGCCACAGCTGCCGACGACCGTTACATCATTCAAGTTGATAATTCGAAAAAAGGTGTGGTTAAGGCACTAACTAAACAACTTGGCGGTAATGTACAGCTAGATAGCGATGGTTTCATCGCAGCAACATTTAGCGGTAAAGATTTAGCAACAGTAAAAGGCTTGCTAAACAATCCACACATAAAATTAGTTGAAGCCGATCAACGTCGTAAATTAATGTCAGAATTTTCGGACGATGCCGGCAACCCAATGACCCAGCAATTAACGCCTTATGCTGTTTACCAATCAAAAGCAAACCAAGTGCCTTTCGATAGTAATGCAGGTATGAAAGTGTGTGTGATAGATTCTGGTTTAGATCGTTCTAATAACGATTTCAATTGGGGCGCAATAACCGGTGACAATGATTCAGGTACTGGCAATTGGGACGTAAACGGTGGACCACATGGTACGCATGTTGCCGGAACCGTGGGTGCTGCAGATAACAATGTTGGTGTTGTCGGTATGGCACCGGGTGTTGATATGCACATTATCAAAGTATTCAACAGTGACGGTTGGGGCTATTCTTCCGATCTTGCCCACGCAGCAAACTTATGTAGTGCGGCAGGTGCAAACATTATTTCAATGAGTCTTGGTGGCGGTGGCGCTAATAGCACTGAATCGAATGCTTTTGAAAGTTTCACAGCCAATGGCGGTCTAGTTGTCGCTGCGGCAGGTAACGATGGTAACAGTGTTCGTTCTTACCCGGCAGGTTACGAGTCAGTAATGATGATTGGTGCTAACGATGCCGATAACAACATTGCCGATTTCTCTCAATTTCCAGGGTGTACAACAGGCCGTGGTAAGAAAGCAACGACCAATGAAAATATATGTGTCGAAGTAACAGCTGGTGGTGTAGATACTTTATCAACATACCCTGCAGGAACGGCGACTAGCGCCTCAATGAGCGCAGATAGCACTGCATTTGCAGCGTCTGCTATGGAAAACGCAGGTCAAGCAAACGGTAGTACGTATTATATGGGTACTGCAGAAGCAATCGATGGCGGCGCTAACGGCACGGTTTGTGTAATAGATCGCGGTAATATCTCATTCCACGATAAAGTGAAAAACTGTGAAGATTCAGGTGGTATTGGTGCAATTATCATTAATAACGAACCTGGCATGTTATATGCGACGTTAGGTGATACAAATACGACCTCTATTCCAGCAGTTGGTGCTGCACAAGAAGATGGCGCTGCGATAAAAGCTGCATCGATGGCTAATATTTCTATTGGTCTTAGCGATTATGGTTACATGAGTGGTACATCTATGGCGACACCAGGTGTATCTGGTATGGCTGCATTAGTCTGGTCTAATCATACCGAATGTTCTGGTACAGAAATTCGCCAAGCGTTAAAAGCAACAGCAATGGACAGTGGTGTAAATGGCAAAGATGTATACTTTGGTTACGGTATCGTTGATGCTAAAGCTGCTCATGATTACCTAACTGCAAATGGCTGTGACGGTGGAACTACTCCTCCAGATCCAGATCCAGAGCCAGAGCCGGAACCATGTAAAGGCAACGGTCCTCGTTGTCGTTAA
- a CDS encoding mechanosensitive ion channel family protein — protein MADFLEQAQLLINNKVFVSIFIVIFLHQLSHLIVRLIKRNHDFLNETHRTWISRTKNISVMIILVSLFSIWWTELENFALSIAAVAVAIVIASKELILCISGSILRATSNAFIIGDWVRVGDNYGEVIEHNALSTSLQEVDFANNTYNYTGKTVTIPNSQFLTLTVKNMNFMKRYVYHTFSITTDNQVNVFDARDFIFSKMNEYTKEFVEVGRRYNNVIEKRLGVDLPGEEPYIRITTTDLGHLNFTIILFCPTEQAVSLEQRITQNFMDFYFKQIQQMTS, from the coding sequence ATGGCTGATTTCTTAGAACAAGCACAATTACTAATTAACAATAAAGTATTCGTCTCTATATTTATTGTGATATTTTTGCATCAACTTAGTCATCTCATAGTGCGTTTAATCAAACGTAATCACGATTTTTTAAATGAGACTCACCGCACTTGGATTTCTCGCACTAAAAATATATCGGTGATGATAATTCTTGTCTCTCTATTTAGTATTTGGTGGACTGAACTCGAGAATTTTGCTTTATCTATAGCAGCGGTCGCGGTAGCGATCGTTATCGCGTCAAAAGAACTAATCTTATGTATCAGCGGTTCAATACTCAGAGCAACGTCGAATGCATTCATTATTGGTGATTGGGTGCGCGTTGGTGACAATTACGGAGAAGTCATCGAACACAACGCATTATCGACTAGCTTACAAGAAGTCGACTTTGCTAATAATACTTACAATTACACAGGAAAAACCGTCACCATTCCAAATAGTCAATTCTTAACACTTACCGTTAAGAATATGAATTTTATGAAACGCTACGTTTATCATACGTTTAGTATAACCACAGACAATCAAGTCAACGTGTTTGATGCTCGAGATTTTATTTTCAGCAAAATGAATGAGTACACCAAAGAGTTTGTTGAGGTTGGTCGTCGCTATAACAATGTGATTGAAAAGCGCCTTGGTGTTGATTTGCCAGGTGAAGAACCATACATTCGCATTACTACCACAGATCTTGGCCATTTGAACTTTACCATTATTCTATTCTGCCCTACTGAACAGGCTGTTTCGTTAGAGCAACGGATCACCCAAAACTTTATGGATTTCTATTTTAAGCAAATTCAACAAATGACTTCCTAA
- a CDS encoding PA3496 family putative envelope integrity protein, protein MSPDQLIDDGFGESFDEDETLNTETKETSNAKTRKRIDELLEKKRLKELLDEDEWEL, encoded by the coding sequence ATGTCTCCAGACCAGTTAATTGACGATGGTTTCGGTGAAAGTTTCGATGAAGACGAAACCCTTAATACTGAAACTAAAGAAACAAGTAATGCTAAAACACGCAAACGCATTGATGAATTACTTGAAAAAAAACGATTAAAGGAATTGCTTGATGAAGATGAATGGGAATTATAA